The proteins below come from a single Eucalyptus grandis isolate ANBG69807.140 chromosome 3, ASM1654582v1, whole genome shotgun sequence genomic window:
- the LOC104439379 gene encoding F-box protein At3g07870: MESLSCILPSDIMVKILASLPARSLVRFRCVSKSWRSLLSEPYFLTMWMNRSGTTLLVVPLEWGNRDQCSLVFENVSIGVKKLKLPFGNRWFSLSVVGSSGDGALICLTGLSYVRRHESKQAVILWSPYTGKIKALGNEGCVQCRRWPVCTESLVQGYNSACCNRYVVHGFGYEPNARDYKVVRITYSYGDVRQVYSLVRSWHVEVYSLGRDTWKSLGRPNFTWTVRGNSRAFVNGSVHWLAAPYANACYSSIVAFNMKEESFGDFIWLPRSDDLLQFSLNPRGNATLSVSCGSLALIAFGKWNREECGIWVMKEYGVAESWTKQHHIVLPMGPVRAVLGLTGRGKMLLRMVDEKLVCCDVEDKQMNEVGIQGGSPDSSFDVIDLGGADPTLRNQAGGRSMLTITNLQ, translated from the coding sequence ATGGAATCGCTCTCCTGTATCCTTCCGTCCGATATCATGGTGAAAATCCTTGCTTCCTTACCGGCCCGGTCTCTCGTCCGGTTCCGCTGCGTCTCCAAGTCGTGGCGTTCGCTCTTGTCTGAGCCATACTTCTTGACAATGTGGATGAATCGCAGCGGGACTACCCTCCTGGTGGTCCCGCTGGAATGGGGAAATCGCGATCAATGCTCCTTAGTGTTTGAAAACGTGTCCATAggagtgaagaaattgaagctgcCATTTGGGAACAGATGGTTCTCCTTATCCGTGGTTGGTTCATCCGGCGACGGCGCTCTAATATGCTTGACCGGGCTTTCGTACGTACGCCGTCACGAGAGCAAGCAAGCGGTTATCCTGTGGAGCCCGTACACGGGCAAAATCAAGGCCCTTGGCAACGAGGGTTGCGTCCAATGCCGTCGGTGGCCCGTTTGCACCGAATCTCTAGTTCAGGGCTACAATTCGGCATGCTGCAATCGATATGTCGTCCATGGTTTCGGGTACGAGCCGAATGCCCGGGACTACAAGGTCGTGAGGATTACTTATTCGTACGGCGATGTGAGACAAGTTTATTCTCTGGTAAGGTCATGGCATGTCGAGGTTTATAGCCTAGGCAGGGACACATGGAAGAGCCTGGGCAGGCCCAATTTCACCTGGACGGTTCGTGGCAATTCGCGGGCATTTGTCAATGGTTCCGTGCATTGGCTCGCGGCGCCTTATGCGAACGCGTGTTACAGCTCGATCGTGGCCTTCAATATGAAGGAGGAATCATTTGGAGATTTCATCTGGCTGCCCCGATCGGACGATCTCTTGCAATTCTCTCTGAACCCAAGAGGCAACGCGACACTCTCGGTATCATGCGGTTCACTGGCTCTGATTGCTTTCGGCAAATGGAACCGAGAGGAATGCGGCATTTGGGTGATGAAGGAGTACGGTGTGGCTGAGTCGTGGACCAAGCAGCATCACATTGTGCTACCGATGGGGCCGGTCCGAGCGGTGTTGGGACTCACCGGGCGTGGCAAGATGTTGCTACGCATGGTGGATGAGAAGTTGGTGTGTTGCGATGTTGAGGATAAGCAGATGAATGAGGTTGGAATCCAGGGAGGCAGCCCTGATTCATCTTTTGATGTAATTGATCTGGGAGGAGCAGATCCTACTCTCAGGAACCAAGCCGGGGGACGTTCAATGTTGACCATAACCAACCTCCAATAA
- the LOC104439378 gene encoding F-box protein At3g07870, with translation MASLSSIFPCNVVIEILAYLPARSLARFRCVSKSWRSLLSEKYFLTMWLNRSGTSLLVVPLEWDIRDKCSLVFENVSIGRENLRLPVGNDWVSLSVVGSSSDGALICLTGLSFVRRNASKLAIILWSPFTGEVKTLSHHDYIYCHERPLCAESQAQGYSSGCCVRYHVHGFGYAPNARDYKIVRITYSRGVARRAVASIRPSNVEVYSLGRDKWTSLGRPNFTRTIRGNSRAFINGAAHWLAAPREDAPYNSIVAFGMEEESFKQVMPLPRKRNISQYSLHSRGKATLAVSCGSLALIAFTVWDREVCGIWVMKEYGVASSWTKQHHIVLPIGLTCRAALGLTGNGKIVLRMVDESLVCCDLGDKQISEVGIGGEGTESSFDVIDLGRGNPSLRNQVGGGSPLTMLNPR, from the coding sequence ATGGCATCGCTCTCCAGTATCTTTCCATGCAATGTTGTGATCGAAATCCTCGCTTACTTGCCAGCCCGGTCTCTCGCCCGGTTCCGGTGTGTCAGCAAGTCGTGGCGTTCGCTCTTGTCCGAGAAGTACTTTCTGACGATGTGGTTGAATCGCAGCGGGACCTCCCTCCTGGTGGTCCCGTTGGAATGGGATATTCGCGACAAGTGCTCTTTAGTGTTCGAAAATGTGTCCATTGGGAGGGAGAATTTGAGGCTGCCAGTGGGCAACGACTGGGTTTCGTTATCCGTGGTCGGTTCGTCCAGCGATGGCGCTCTAATTTGCTTGACCGGGCTTTCTTTCGTTCGCCGTAATGCGAGCAAGCTAGCCATTATCCTTTGGAGTCCGTTCACTGGCGAAGTCAAGACTCTTAGCCACCATGATTACATCTATTGCCACGAGCGGCCCCTTTGCGCCGAATCTCAAGCTCAGGGCTACAGTTCGGGATGCTGTGTTCGGTATCATGTCCACGGTTTCGGGTACGCGCCAAATGCCCGGGACTACAAGATCGTGAGGATCACTTACTCGCGTGGCGTTGCGAGGCGGGCTGTTGCTTCGATAAGACCATCGAATGTTGAGGTTTATAGCCTAGGCAGGGACAAATGGACGAGCCTGGGGAGGCCTAATTTCACACGGACGATTCGTGGCAATTCGCGGGCATTTATTAATGGGGCTGCGCATTGGCTCGCGGCGCCTAGAGAGGATGCGCCTTACAACTCAATCGTGGCCTTTGGTATGGAGGAGGAATCATTTAAACAAGTCATGCCGCTGCCCCGAAAGAGAAATATCTCGCAATACTCTCTGCATTCGAGAGGCAAAGCGACACTCGCAGTGTCATGCGGTTCACTGGCTCTGATTGCTTTCACTGTATGGGACCGAGAGGTATGCGGCATTTGGGTCATGAAGGAGTACGGCGTGGCCAGCTCCTGGACCAAGCAGCATCACATTGTGCTACCGATCGGATTGACGTGCCGAGCGGCCTTGGGACTTACTGGGAATGGCAAGATTGTGCTTCGCATGGTGGATGAGAGTTTGGTGTGTTGTGATTTGGGGGATAAGCAGATCAGTGAGGTTGGAATCGGGGGAGAAGGCACTGAGTCATCTTTTGATGTCATTGATTTGGGAAGAGGAAATCCTTCTCTCAGGAACCAAGTGGGTGGGGGCTCCCCGTTGACCATGCTCAACCCCCGATAA